One Corythoichthys intestinalis isolate RoL2023-P3 chromosome 9, ASM3026506v1, whole genome shotgun sequence DNA window includes the following coding sequences:
- the LOC130921205 gene encoding MYND-type zinc finger-containing chromatin reader ZMYND8-like isoform X5 yields the protein MHPDSLAEELKSDTHKEAMESSTRSKDSTERPAQKRKMPSPCHSSNGHSSTDTSPSPVKKKKKPGAVSSSKDQSELRHGPFYYAKQPALTTDPVDVVPQDGRNDFYCWLCHREGQVLCCELCPRVYHAKCLKLPDEPEGDWFCPECEKITVAECIETQSKAMMMLTIDQLSYLLKFALQKMKQPGDHPRLSSRSPHAASTQRKTFNWTELFLKPVSLDQHPDYAEYIFHPMDLCTLEKNIKKKMYGCTEAFLADVKWILHNCIIYNGGNHKLTATAKVIVKICEHEMNEIEVCPECYLSACQKRDNWFCEPCGNPHPLVWAKLKGFPFWPAKALRDKDGQVDARFFGQHDRAWVPLNNCYLMSKEIPFSVKKTKSIFNSAMQEMEVYVENMRKKFGVFNYAPFRTPYTHDNNFQMLQDPSDPSSNPLKPEKQEKLKFSFDMTASPKISLTRTVLPGVGGIAAGRRLPLSDVPRSPMSTNSSAHTGSDGEDTTDKSQIKAANSQGSVGEESMSSTVSPAHPRPSQADNLLDSPKQLHSQAPGNSKQEKTQLTGSILNLNLDRSKAEMDLKELSETVMQKQGSTPVVSNPKRQMKSRFQMNLDKTIESCKAQLGLNEISSPVCKEEDSEDSEGKSDSSDTEYASDEGAKGEQSQDTAPSEEPQNERTKDQKQSSPIQEVKAKAPLVSEAAELDVSATTSEEKVPPEKDSPENNKSSPQLTVSREKGEVKEDLKHQMPVEDSDSERELVIDLGEEPGKKDKKRRRKDTTNVKGASAGKPEGKSLTPSAFPSQNSTTPSTPSSVASQSPMAIPVTMISLTAPSASNVSLATVSNAPATPPSSSSSSSASSTPALKKQRPLLPRETVPVTQSATTWTPNAKLQNSSQKWRQQPQIQTLSPQASENSSGSTRYQTRQSIKAVTLVSSCPASASGLGTSSPSSSVEAEQYISTASADVAADIAKYTNKMMDAIKGTVTEIYSDLSKSTSGNTIAEMKRLRIEIEKLQWLHQQELSEMKHNLELTMAEMRQSLEQERERLVAEVKKQTEQEKQQAVDETKKKQWCANCRKEAIFYCCWNTSYCDYPCQQAHWPEHMKSCTQSATAPQQEPEAESGADMSNKGVGQGNCGPNTLRETPASAALDKDCDTESSNVNVAVSSS from the exons TCAGAACTAAGACATGGTCCCTTTTACTATGCGAAGCAGCCAGCACTCACAACAGACCCTGTTGATGTTGTACCGCAGGACGGCAGGAATGACTTCTACTGCTGGTTGTGCCACCGCGAGGGTCAGGTGCTCTGCTGTGAGCTCTGCCCCAGGGTGTACCATGCCAAGTGCCTCAAACTACCGGACGAGCCTGAGGGCGACTGGTTCTGTCCGGAGTGTGAG AAAATAACAGTTGCTGAATGTATAGAGACTCAGAGCAAAGCCATGATGATGCTGACTATAGACCAGCTGTCTTACCTACTAAAGTTTGCTCTTCAGAAGATGAAACAGCCAGGT GATCATCCCCGCTTGTCATCTCGCTCTCCCCATGCAGCTTCCACGCAGAGAAAGACTTTTAATTGG ACTGAACTCTTCCTGAAACCCGTTTCTCTTGATCAGCATCCAGACTATGCAGAATACATATTTCACCCAATGGATCTTTGCACTCTCGAGAAG aacattaaaaagaaaatgtatGGCTGCACAGAGGCCTTCCTGGCAGATGTTAAGTGGATTTTGCATAACTGTATCATTTACAACGGAG GCAACCACAAGCTAACAGCGACAGCTAAAGTTATTGTCAAGATCTGTGAACATGAG ATGAATGAGATTGAAGTATGTCCTGAGTGTTATCTATCTGCTTGCCAAAAGAGGGACAATTGGTTCTGTGAACCATGT GGTAACCCTCACCCTCTGGTGTGGGCTAAATTGAAAGGTTTTCCCTTTTGGCCAGCTAAAGCATTACGTGACAAAGATGGCCAAGTGGATGCTCGCTTCTTTGGTCAGCATGACAG GGCCTGGGTCCCTTTAAATAACTGTTACCTAATGTCCAAAGAGATTCCATTCTCTGTGAAGAAGACCAAAAGCATATTCAACAGTGCCATGCAAGAGATGGAAGTCTATGTGGAGAACATGAGGAAGAAATTTGGCGTGTTCAACTACGCCCCATTCAGGACACCCTACACTCACGACaacaactttcaaatgctgcagGACCCCTCTGATCCTTCTTCCAATCCTTTAAAGCCTGAGAAACAAGAAAAACTCAAGTTTAGCTTTGACATGACCGCATCGCCAAAGATCTCACTGACCAGGACTGTGTTGCCTGGCGTCGGAGGGATCGCTGCAGGACGTCGGCTGCCTCTCAGTGATGTTCCTCGCTCCCCTATGAGCACCAACTCATCTGCACATACAGGTTCAGACGGGGAGGATACGACAGACAAGTCCCAAATAAAGGCCGCGAACAGTCAGGGAAGTGTTGGAGAAGAGTCGATGAGCTCTACAG TATCACCAGCTCATCCTCGACCAAGTCAAGCTGACAACTTATTGGACAGCCCCAAACAATTACACTCACAAGCTCCTGGCAACAGCAAGCAAGAGAAGACACAGCTAACAGGAAGTATTTTGAACCTTAATTTAG ATCGGAGTAAAGCAGAAATGGACCTAAAGGAACTCAGTGAAACGGTGATGCAGAAGCAGGGGTCCACTCCGGTTGTCTCCAATCCAAAACGGCAGATGAAGAGCCGCTTCCAAATGAACTTGGACAAAACCATTGAAAGCTGTAAAGCACAGCTCG GACTCAATGAGATCTCATCACCTGTGTGCAAAGAGGAGGATTCTGAAGACTCTGAGGGTAAATCTGACTCTAGTGACACCGAGTATGCCAGTGATGAAGGAGCAAAGGGGGAACAGTCTCAGGATACAGCACCTTCtgaggagccccagaacgagcgtACTAAAGACCAGAAACAATCATctccaatccaggaagtcaaagCCAAAGCGCCTCTGGTATCTGAGGCTGCAGAATTGGACGTTAGCGCAACGACATCCGAAGAAAAAGTTCCACCGGAGAAAGATAGTCCAGAGAACAACAAATCTTCCCCACAATTGACTGTTTCCAGAGAGAAGGGAGAGGTGAAAGAAGATTTGAAGCATCAGATGCCTGTGGAGGATTCTGACTCGGAGAGGGAGCTGGTTATTGACCTTGGGGAGGAGCCagggaaaaaggacaagaagagACGTAGAAAAGACACCACTAATGTTAAAGGAGCGTCTGCTGGTAAACCTGAAG GTAAATCTCTCACCCCTTCAGCGTTCCCATCTCAAAACAGCACAACCCCTTCCACACCTTCCAGCGTTGCCTCGCAGTCCCCTATGGCCATTCCCGTCACAATGATCTCCCTCACAGCACCTTCAGCTTCAAATGTTAGCCTCGCCACGGTCTCCAACGCCCCTGCGACTCctccctcttcctcctcctcgtcTTCAGCCTCGTCCACCCCAGCGTTGAAGAAACAGCGCCCTCTGCTGCCTCGAGAAACCGTGCCTGTAACTCAGAGCGCCACCACGTGGACTCCCAACGCCAAGCTCCAGAACAGCTCTCAGAAATGGCGTCAGCAGCCGCAAATTCAAACATTGTCACCACAGGCATCGGAAAACAGTTCAGGAAGCACACGTTATCAGACCAGACAGTCAATTAAAG CTGTCACCCTGGTGTCCAGCTGCCCCGCCTCAGCATCAGGTTTAGGCACATCATCTCCATCCTCATCCGTGGAAGCAGAACAGTACATCTCGACAGCCTCAGCAGACGTTGCCGCCGATATTGCAAAGTACACCAACAAA ATGATGGACGCTATCAAAGGAACAGTGACTGAAATCTATAGTGACCTTTCAAAGAGCACTTCAGGAAATACAATTGCTGAG ATGAAACGACTAAGAATTGAAATTGAAAAGCTACAGTGGTTGCATCAGCAAGAGTTGTCGGAGATGAAGCACAATCTTG AGCTTACAATGGCTGAGATGAGGCAGAGTCTGGAGCAAGAACGAGAGCGCTTGGTGGCAGAAGTGAAAAAACAGACCGAACAGGAGAAGCAGCAAGCAGTAGATGAAACAAAGAAGAAACAGTGGTGCGCCAACTGCAGAAAAGAGGCCATTTTTTACTGCTGCTGGAACACGAGCTACTGCGATTATCCGTGTCAGCAGGCCCACTGGCCCGAACACATGAAGTCCTGCACTCAGTCAG CCACAGCACCACAGCAAGAACCCGAGGCGGAGTCAGGAGCAGACATGTCAAACAAAGGAGTGGGACAGGGTAATTGCGGCCCAAATACTCTCCGAGAAACACCTGCCTCTGCTGCATTAGATAAAGACTGtgacacagagagcagcaatgtCAATGTTGCAGTAAGCTCATCTTAA
- the LOC130921205 gene encoding MYND-type zinc finger-containing chromatin reader ZMYND8-like isoform X7, with the protein MESSTRSKDSTERPAQKRKMPSPCHSSNGHSSTDTSPSPVKKKKKPGAVSSSKDQSELRHGPFYYAKQPALTTDPVDVVPQDGRNDFYCWLCHREGQVLCCELCPRVYHAKCLKLPDEPEGDWFCPECEKITVAECIETQSKAMMMLTIDQLSYLLKFALQKMKQPGDHPRLSSRSPHAASTQRKTFNWTELFLKPVSLDQHPDYAEYIFHPMDLCTLEKNIKKKMYGCTEAFLADVKWILHNCIIYNGGNHKLTATAKVIVKICEHEMNEIEVCPECYLSACQKRDNWFCEPCGNPHPLVWAKLKGFPFWPAKALRDKDGQVDARFFGQHDRAWVPLNNCYLMSKEIPFSVKKTKSIFNSAMQEMEVYVENMRKKFGVFNYAPFRTPYTHDNNFQMLQDPSDPSSNPLKPEKQEKLKFSFDMTASPKISLTRTVLPGVGGIAAGRRLPLSDVPRSPMSTNSSAHTGSDGEDTTDKSQIKAANSQGSVGEESMSSTVSPAHPRPSQADNLLDSPKQLHSQAPGNSKQEKTQLTGSILNLNLDRSKAEMDLKELSETVMQKQGSTPVVSNPKRQMKSRFQMNLDKTIESCKAQLGLNEISSPVCKEEDSEDSEGKSDSSDTEYASDEGAKGEQSQDTAPSEEPQNERTKDQKQSSPIQEVKAKAPLVSEAAELDVSATTSEEKVPPEKDSPENNKSSPQLTVSREKGEVKEDLKHQMPVEDSDSERELVIDLGEEPGKKDKKRRRKDTTNVKGASAGKPEGKSLTPSAFPSQNSTTPSTPSSVASQSPMAIPVTMISLTAPSASNVSLATVSNAPATPPSSSSSSSASSTPALKKQRPLLPRETVPVTQSATTWTPNAKLQNSSQKWRQQPQIQTLSPQASENSSGSTRYQTRQSIKAVTLVSSCPASASGLGTSSPSSSVEAEQYISTASADVAADIAKYTNKMMDAIKGTVTEIYSDLSKSTSGNTIAEMKRLRIEIEKLQWLHQQELSEMKHNLELTMAEMRQSLEQERERLVAEVKKQTEQEKQQAVDETKKKQWCANCRKEAIFYCCWNTSYCDYPCQQAHWPEHMKSCTQSATAPQQEPEAESGADMSNKGVGQGNCGPNTLRETPASAALDKDCDTESSNVNVAVSSS; encoded by the exons TCAGAACTAAGACATGGTCCCTTTTACTATGCGAAGCAGCCAGCACTCACAACAGACCCTGTTGATGTTGTACCGCAGGACGGCAGGAATGACTTCTACTGCTGGTTGTGCCACCGCGAGGGTCAGGTGCTCTGCTGTGAGCTCTGCCCCAGGGTGTACCATGCCAAGTGCCTCAAACTACCGGACGAGCCTGAGGGCGACTGGTTCTGTCCGGAGTGTGAG AAAATAACAGTTGCTGAATGTATAGAGACTCAGAGCAAAGCCATGATGATGCTGACTATAGACCAGCTGTCTTACCTACTAAAGTTTGCTCTTCAGAAGATGAAACAGCCAGGT GATCATCCCCGCTTGTCATCTCGCTCTCCCCATGCAGCTTCCACGCAGAGAAAGACTTTTAATTGG ACTGAACTCTTCCTGAAACCCGTTTCTCTTGATCAGCATCCAGACTATGCAGAATACATATTTCACCCAATGGATCTTTGCACTCTCGAGAAG aacattaaaaagaaaatgtatGGCTGCACAGAGGCCTTCCTGGCAGATGTTAAGTGGATTTTGCATAACTGTATCATTTACAACGGAG GCAACCACAAGCTAACAGCGACAGCTAAAGTTATTGTCAAGATCTGTGAACATGAG ATGAATGAGATTGAAGTATGTCCTGAGTGTTATCTATCTGCTTGCCAAAAGAGGGACAATTGGTTCTGTGAACCATGT GGTAACCCTCACCCTCTGGTGTGGGCTAAATTGAAAGGTTTTCCCTTTTGGCCAGCTAAAGCATTACGTGACAAAGATGGCCAAGTGGATGCTCGCTTCTTTGGTCAGCATGACAG GGCCTGGGTCCCTTTAAATAACTGTTACCTAATGTCCAAAGAGATTCCATTCTCTGTGAAGAAGACCAAAAGCATATTCAACAGTGCCATGCAAGAGATGGAAGTCTATGTGGAGAACATGAGGAAGAAATTTGGCGTGTTCAACTACGCCCCATTCAGGACACCCTACACTCACGACaacaactttcaaatgctgcagGACCCCTCTGATCCTTCTTCCAATCCTTTAAAGCCTGAGAAACAAGAAAAACTCAAGTTTAGCTTTGACATGACCGCATCGCCAAAGATCTCACTGACCAGGACTGTGTTGCCTGGCGTCGGAGGGATCGCTGCAGGACGTCGGCTGCCTCTCAGTGATGTTCCTCGCTCCCCTATGAGCACCAACTCATCTGCACATACAGGTTCAGACGGGGAGGATACGACAGACAAGTCCCAAATAAAGGCCGCGAACAGTCAGGGAAGTGTTGGAGAAGAGTCGATGAGCTCTACAG TATCACCAGCTCATCCTCGACCAAGTCAAGCTGACAACTTATTGGACAGCCCCAAACAATTACACTCACAAGCTCCTGGCAACAGCAAGCAAGAGAAGACACAGCTAACAGGAAGTATTTTGAACCTTAATTTAG ATCGGAGTAAAGCAGAAATGGACCTAAAGGAACTCAGTGAAACGGTGATGCAGAAGCAGGGGTCCACTCCGGTTGTCTCCAATCCAAAACGGCAGATGAAGAGCCGCTTCCAAATGAACTTGGACAAAACCATTGAAAGCTGTAAAGCACAGCTCG GACTCAATGAGATCTCATCACCTGTGTGCAAAGAGGAGGATTCTGAAGACTCTGAGGGTAAATCTGACTCTAGTGACACCGAGTATGCCAGTGATGAAGGAGCAAAGGGGGAACAGTCTCAGGATACAGCACCTTCtgaggagccccagaacgagcgtACTAAAGACCAGAAACAATCATctccaatccaggaagtcaaagCCAAAGCGCCTCTGGTATCTGAGGCTGCAGAATTGGACGTTAGCGCAACGACATCCGAAGAAAAAGTTCCACCGGAGAAAGATAGTCCAGAGAACAACAAATCTTCCCCACAATTGACTGTTTCCAGAGAGAAGGGAGAGGTGAAAGAAGATTTGAAGCATCAGATGCCTGTGGAGGATTCTGACTCGGAGAGGGAGCTGGTTATTGACCTTGGGGAGGAGCCagggaaaaaggacaagaagagACGTAGAAAAGACACCACTAATGTTAAAGGAGCGTCTGCTGGTAAACCTGAAG GTAAATCTCTCACCCCTTCAGCGTTCCCATCTCAAAACAGCACAACCCCTTCCACACCTTCCAGCGTTGCCTCGCAGTCCCCTATGGCCATTCCCGTCACAATGATCTCCCTCACAGCACCTTCAGCTTCAAATGTTAGCCTCGCCACGGTCTCCAACGCCCCTGCGACTCctccctcttcctcctcctcgtcTTCAGCCTCGTCCACCCCAGCGTTGAAGAAACAGCGCCCTCTGCTGCCTCGAGAAACCGTGCCTGTAACTCAGAGCGCCACCACGTGGACTCCCAACGCCAAGCTCCAGAACAGCTCTCAGAAATGGCGTCAGCAGCCGCAAATTCAAACATTGTCACCACAGGCATCGGAAAACAGTTCAGGAAGCACACGTTATCAGACCAGACAGTCAATTAAAG CTGTCACCCTGGTGTCCAGCTGCCCCGCCTCAGCATCAGGTTTAGGCACATCATCTCCATCCTCATCCGTGGAAGCAGAACAGTACATCTCGACAGCCTCAGCAGACGTTGCCGCCGATATTGCAAAGTACACCAACAAA ATGATGGACGCTATCAAAGGAACAGTGACTGAAATCTATAGTGACCTTTCAAAGAGCACTTCAGGAAATACAATTGCTGAG ATGAAACGACTAAGAATTGAAATTGAAAAGCTACAGTGGTTGCATCAGCAAGAGTTGTCGGAGATGAAGCACAATCTTG AGCTTACAATGGCTGAGATGAGGCAGAGTCTGGAGCAAGAACGAGAGCGCTTGGTGGCAGAAGTGAAAAAACAGACCGAACAGGAGAAGCAGCAAGCAGTAGATGAAACAAAGAAGAAACAGTGGTGCGCCAACTGCAGAAAAGAGGCCATTTTTTACTGCTGCTGGAACACGAGCTACTGCGATTATCCGTGTCAGCAGGCCCACTGGCCCGAACACATGAAGTCCTGCACTCAGTCAG CCACAGCACCACAGCAAGAACCCGAGGCGGAGTCAGGAGCAGACATGTCAAACAAAGGAGTGGGACAGGGTAATTGCGGCCCAAATACTCTCCGAGAAACACCTGCCTCTGCTGCATTAGATAAAGACTGtgacacagagagcagcaatgtCAATGTTGCAGTAAGCTCATCTTAA
- the LOC130921205 gene encoding MYND-type zinc finger-containing chromatin reader ZMYND8-like isoform X3 has translation MRAARRRAFGDCERGGARNRGKKEEYFWPALACVVKVAGLLSLAEELKSDTHKEAMESSTRSKDSTERPAQKRKMPSPCHSSNGHSSTDTSPSPVKKKKKPGAVSSSKDQSELRHGPFYYAKQPALTTDPVDVVPQDGRNDFYCWLCHREGQVLCCELCPRVYHAKCLKLPDEPEGDWFCPECEKITVAECIETQSKAMMMLTIDQLSYLLKFALQKMKQPGTELFLKPVSLDQHPDYAEYIFHPMDLCTLEKNIKKKMYGCTEAFLADVKWILHNCIIYNGGNHKLTATAKVIVKICEHEMNEIEVCPECYLSACQKRDNWFCEPCGNPHPLVWAKLKGFPFWPAKALRDKDGQVDARFFGQHDRAWVPLNNCYLMSKEIPFSVKKTKSIFNSAMQEMEVYVENMRKKFGVFNYAPFRTPYTHDNNFQMLQDPSDPSSNPLKPEKQEKLKFSFDMTASPKISLTRTVLPGVGGIAAGRRLPLSDVPRSPMSTNSSAHTGSDGEDTTDKSQIKAANSQGSVGEESMSSTVSPAHPRPSQADNLLDSPKQLHSQAPGNSKQEKTQLTGSILNLNLDRSKAEMDLKELSETVMQKQGSTPVVSNPKRQMKSRFQMNLDKTIESCKAQLGLNEISSPVCKEEDSEDSEGKSDSSDTEYASDEGAKGEQSQDTAPSEEPQNERTKDQKQSSPIQEVKAKAPLVSEAAELDVSATTSEEKVPPEKDSPENNKSSPQLTVSREKGEVKEDLKHQMPVEDSDSERELVIDLGEEPGKKDKKRRRKDTTNVKGASAGKPEGKSLTPSAFPSQNSTTPSTPSSVASQSPMAIPVTMISLTAPSASNVSLATVSNAPATPPSSSSSSSASSTPALKKQRPLLPRETVPVTQSATTWTPNAKLQNSSQKWRQQPQIQTLSPQASENSSGSTRYQTRQSIKAVTLVSSCPASASGLGTSSPSSSVEAEQYISTASADVAADIAKYTNKMMDAIKGTVTEIYSDLSKSTSGNTIAEMKRLRIEIEKLQWLHQQELSEMKHNLELTMAEMRQSLEQERERLVAEVKKQTEQEKQQAVDETKKKQWCANCRKEAIFYCCWNTSYCDYPCQQAHWPEHMKSCTQSATAPQQEPEAESGADMSNKGVGQGNCGPNTLRETPASAALDKDCDTESSNVNVAVSSS, from the exons TCAGAACTAAGACATGGTCCCTTTTACTATGCGAAGCAGCCAGCACTCACAACAGACCCTGTTGATGTTGTACCGCAGGACGGCAGGAATGACTTCTACTGCTGGTTGTGCCACCGCGAGGGTCAGGTGCTCTGCTGTGAGCTCTGCCCCAGGGTGTACCATGCCAAGTGCCTCAAACTACCGGACGAGCCTGAGGGCGACTGGTTCTGTCCGGAGTGTGAG AAAATAACAGTTGCTGAATGTATAGAGACTCAGAGCAAAGCCATGATGATGCTGACTATAGACCAGCTGTCTTACCTACTAAAGTTTGCTCTTCAGAAGATGAAACAGCCAGGT ACTGAACTCTTCCTGAAACCCGTTTCTCTTGATCAGCATCCAGACTATGCAGAATACATATTTCACCCAATGGATCTTTGCACTCTCGAGAAG aacattaaaaagaaaatgtatGGCTGCACAGAGGCCTTCCTGGCAGATGTTAAGTGGATTTTGCATAACTGTATCATTTACAACGGAG GCAACCACAAGCTAACAGCGACAGCTAAAGTTATTGTCAAGATCTGTGAACATGAG ATGAATGAGATTGAAGTATGTCCTGAGTGTTATCTATCTGCTTGCCAAAAGAGGGACAATTGGTTCTGTGAACCATGT GGTAACCCTCACCCTCTGGTGTGGGCTAAATTGAAAGGTTTTCCCTTTTGGCCAGCTAAAGCATTACGTGACAAAGATGGCCAAGTGGATGCTCGCTTCTTTGGTCAGCATGACAG GGCCTGGGTCCCTTTAAATAACTGTTACCTAATGTCCAAAGAGATTCCATTCTCTGTGAAGAAGACCAAAAGCATATTCAACAGTGCCATGCAAGAGATGGAAGTCTATGTGGAGAACATGAGGAAGAAATTTGGCGTGTTCAACTACGCCCCATTCAGGACACCCTACACTCACGACaacaactttcaaatgctgcagGACCCCTCTGATCCTTCTTCCAATCCTTTAAAGCCTGAGAAACAAGAAAAACTCAAGTTTAGCTTTGACATGACCGCATCGCCAAAGATCTCACTGACCAGGACTGTGTTGCCTGGCGTCGGAGGGATCGCTGCAGGACGTCGGCTGCCTCTCAGTGATGTTCCTCGCTCCCCTATGAGCACCAACTCATCTGCACATACAGGTTCAGACGGGGAGGATACGACAGACAAGTCCCAAATAAAGGCCGCGAACAGTCAGGGAAGTGTTGGAGAAGAGTCGATGAGCTCTACAG TATCACCAGCTCATCCTCGACCAAGTCAAGCTGACAACTTATTGGACAGCCCCAAACAATTACACTCACAAGCTCCTGGCAACAGCAAGCAAGAGAAGACACAGCTAACAGGAAGTATTTTGAACCTTAATTTAG ATCGGAGTAAAGCAGAAATGGACCTAAAGGAACTCAGTGAAACGGTGATGCAGAAGCAGGGGTCCACTCCGGTTGTCTCCAATCCAAAACGGCAGATGAAGAGCCGCTTCCAAATGAACTTGGACAAAACCATTGAAAGCTGTAAAGCACAGCTCG GACTCAATGAGATCTCATCACCTGTGTGCAAAGAGGAGGATTCTGAAGACTCTGAGGGTAAATCTGACTCTAGTGACACCGAGTATGCCAGTGATGAAGGAGCAAAGGGGGAACAGTCTCAGGATACAGCACCTTCtgaggagccccagaacgagcgtACTAAAGACCAGAAACAATCATctccaatccaggaagtcaaagCCAAAGCGCCTCTGGTATCTGAGGCTGCAGAATTGGACGTTAGCGCAACGACATCCGAAGAAAAAGTTCCACCGGAGAAAGATAGTCCAGAGAACAACAAATCTTCCCCACAATTGACTGTTTCCAGAGAGAAGGGAGAGGTGAAAGAAGATTTGAAGCATCAGATGCCTGTGGAGGATTCTGACTCGGAGAGGGAGCTGGTTATTGACCTTGGGGAGGAGCCagggaaaaaggacaagaagagACGTAGAAAAGACACCACTAATGTTAAAGGAGCGTCTGCTGGTAAACCTGAAG GTAAATCTCTCACCCCTTCAGCGTTCCCATCTCAAAACAGCACAACCCCTTCCACACCTTCCAGCGTTGCCTCGCAGTCCCCTATGGCCATTCCCGTCACAATGATCTCCCTCACAGCACCTTCAGCTTCAAATGTTAGCCTCGCCACGGTCTCCAACGCCCCTGCGACTCctccctcttcctcctcctcgtcTTCAGCCTCGTCCACCCCAGCGTTGAAGAAACAGCGCCCTCTGCTGCCTCGAGAAACCGTGCCTGTAACTCAGAGCGCCACCACGTGGACTCCCAACGCCAAGCTCCAGAACAGCTCTCAGAAATGGCGTCAGCAGCCGCAAATTCAAACATTGTCACCACAGGCATCGGAAAACAGTTCAGGAAGCACACGTTATCAGACCAGACAGTCAATTAAAG CTGTCACCCTGGTGTCCAGCTGCCCCGCCTCAGCATCAGGTTTAGGCACATCATCTCCATCCTCATCCGTGGAAGCAGAACAGTACATCTCGACAGCCTCAGCAGACGTTGCCGCCGATATTGCAAAGTACACCAACAAA ATGATGGACGCTATCAAAGGAACAGTGACTGAAATCTATAGTGACCTTTCAAAGAGCACTTCAGGAAATACAATTGCTGAG ATGAAACGACTAAGAATTGAAATTGAAAAGCTACAGTGGTTGCATCAGCAAGAGTTGTCGGAGATGAAGCACAATCTTG AGCTTACAATGGCTGAGATGAGGCAGAGTCTGGAGCAAGAACGAGAGCGCTTGGTGGCAGAAGTGAAAAAACAGACCGAACAGGAGAAGCAGCAAGCAGTAGATGAAACAAAGAAGAAACAGTGGTGCGCCAACTGCAGAAAAGAGGCCATTTTTTACTGCTGCTGGAACACGAGCTACTGCGATTATCCGTGTCAGCAGGCCCACTGGCCCGAACACATGAAGTCCTGCACTCAGTCAG CCACAGCACCACAGCAAGAACCCGAGGCGGAGTCAGGAGCAGACATGTCAAACAAAGGAGTGGGACAGGGTAATTGCGGCCCAAATACTCTCCGAGAAACACCTGCCTCTGCTGCATTAGATAAAGACTGtgacacagagagcagcaatgtCAATGTTGCAGTAAGCTCATCTTAA